One genomic window of Elaeis guineensis isolate ETL-2024a chromosome 2, EG11, whole genome shotgun sequence includes the following:
- the LOC140855282 gene encoding uncharacterized protein, whose product MVPEDGEHTAFMTTKGLYCYRPLRAILHRPDTSGRLAKWAVRLSEFDIQYRPRPALKAQGSGAGFLLANSEGVVTEHALRFDFKASNNQAEYEALVAGLKLALELEVDRLKVFSDSQLVVGQIKGEFEARDPTLVKYR is encoded by the exons atggtgcccgaGGATGGGGAACACACCGCCTTCATGAccaccaagggcctctactgctacaga cccctgagagcCATCTTGCaccgccccgacacatcaggaagGCTGGCGAAATGGGCTGTGAGACTGAGTGAATTCGACATCCAATACCGGCCACGACCTGCCCTCAAAGCTCAg gggagcggggccggttTCCTACTCGCCAACTCGGAGGGGGTGGTTACTgagcacgccctccgattcgacttcaaggcctccaacaatcaggccgagtaTGAGGCGCTCGTCGCGGGTTTGAAATTAGCATTGGAGCTCGAGGTTGAccgactcaaagtcttctccgactcccaactgGTCGTTGGGCAGATCAAAGGCGAGTTCGAAGCACGAGATCCGACCCTGGTCAAATACCGCtaa